ATTGGTTATTTTCTTTTCACAAAAGAAATTTTAAATGAACAGGGTATATTATCTGGTAAACATGAAGGGAAAAGAGGATTTCGAATTTACCCAACTTGGGACCAACCAAACAATAAACAAGGAAACGTAACTCAAAAATGGCAATCACCTTTTTTCATTACTTGGTCAGATCACCAAATTGAGAAAAAAGAAATAATAGCAAACTTTGATAGAATATTCGAATAACAAACCATTTAAAAATTCACTTCGTTGTAAACCCAAATCAAAAATTATGAATCTCAAAACATTAATTATATGATTCGATAATAATACCAATGACTTGGAATTTTTCTTTACCATTCTCTAAGAAACAAAAGAAAGGTGGAATGAGTCAAATTTTTCGCAAAACCTTAACTACTCAGCACTTTGATTTAGACTGGAATCGCCATGTCACAAGCCGAACGTATGAAAAATTTGCCTATGATGCACGCTGCGAGGTCTTAAAAATATTTGGATATCCAATTGAACTAATGTTAAATACGAATATAAGTTATATTCCTGGTTCCACATACGTTCGATTTTTAAACCAACAATTCGTGAATTCTGAAGTAACCGTTGAAACTCAAATTTTTGAATTCGAAAACTCGAGTCTATTATGGAAACAATCAATTTTGGGATCTGATGGAAAAAAAGCCTGTGAAATGGAAACAACATCTAGTTTGGTTCAGAATGGAAAAAATATACAAATTCATAATTTGCCAAATTTAAGCACAACACCGTACTTATTTACAATCCACCCTAAACCAACAAATCAAAATACCGTTACGCATGACTATTATATACCTTATAGTGATATGAATTGTTTCTGGAATTTACCTTCTGATTCTATTTGGAAAATTTTCGAAGAAGGTCGTTTTTTATTTTTTAAAGAAATTGTAGATTTGAATTTAATCAAAGAAACAGACTCAACTACTTTTTTTATGGGTGGTGAAATTTTAATCCATAAACAACCGGAACCAGGGACTCCGGTCAAAATATTAAGTTGGATTGAAAGATTTGAAAAAATTCGATTTTATTTTCGACAGGACATTATTGATTCCAATGGGAATTTACTTGCAAGCATGAAAGACGAACAGCTGTTTGTTTCCCTATCGAATTCCCGCCCTAAAAGAGCACCTTCAGCATTTTTCTATAAAATCGAACGTTTTATTGAATGATAGGTAATTTGGTTTTCAATAATTTTTCTTCTTCTTCAGTTAGTTCCCGATAACCTCCTAACTCCAAATTTTGGTCTAATTCCAAATTGCCCATTTTCACTCGTTTTAAATACAAAACTTCTTTTCCTAAACTTTGAAACATTCTCCGAATTTGTCTGTATTTTCCTTCTTTAAGCCAAACGGTCGCTATATGAGGATTTGCAAGATCAGGAACGGCTAATCTTGCTGGTAAAGTCTTATATCCATCATCTAATTCAATACCAGTTTCAAATTTTTTTATATCATCTGAAGTAACTGGTAATGAGATTTCAGCATAATACTCTTTTTCAACAAAATGTTTTGGAGAAGTGTAATAATGTGCCAAAGTACCATCTGTTGTAAATAATAACAAACCCTCTGTTTCTTTATCTAATCTACCTACCGGAAATAAATTCATATTTTTATGCCTATCGTTTAAATAGTCCATAACCGTTTTTTCTCTTGGGTCTTCTGTTGCGGTGATACAATCTGGAGCTTTATTCATCATGAAATAATAAAATTCTTTGCGAATCAAAGTTTCATCATAATAGGTAACAATGTCTGATAATGAGACTTTAAAACCTGGATCCTTGATCACTCTTTCATTCACTTTAACATTACCTTGGTAAATATCCTTTTTCACATCTGACCGAGATCCCAAACCTAAATTTCCAAGAATTTTATCCAATCTTTCTTTCGTCATAATCGAATCACATGGAATCTAGTAGTCAAAAATTGGGAAAGTGGAATTCAAAGTTTTCTCTCCATTTTCACAAAAAATGCTTTCGATTGTTTGATCCGAAAACAATCTAACCAGTATGTTTGGAACTTTTTATCGCATTGTTCAATCATCCAAAACTGCATTCCAATTAGCTTACAGAAGTTCCCCCATACTTACAATACTCATTTCATTTTTGACAATCGTAAATGGACTATTTCCTTCTACTTTGGTTTGGATTGGAAAACTAATTATTGATTCCATATTAATATCCAATATAGAATATGAAAATTGGAGTAACTTATTACAATCCAATACGGCATTTTATGTTTATCTAGAAGGTATAATCACTATATTTTATTTTGGAGCACAAAAATTATATTTTTTATGCACTACACTCCTTCGGATAAGACTTGGACATGAAGTAAATGAAAAAATTCTCTCCAAAGCAATCACATTGGAACTTAGCCAATTCGAAAATTCAGAAACATACGATCAAATGACTCAAGCGAGATCAGAGGCCTCATCCAAACCTCTATCGATGGTAAATCGATTTTTTACCATCGCTCAATCATCAATCACCATTGTAAGTTTTTTTGGATTATTAGTAAAACTATCTCCTATAGCTTCCATAATTTTAGTTATAGCTGCAATTCCAACATTTATAGCAGAAACAAGATTTTCAAATCATACATTTCGACTTTTTCGATGGAAAGCAAAGGAAACTAGAGAACAAGTTTATTTAGAAACCTTAATGGCTAGAGAAGACAATGCAAAAGAAATTTTACTTTTTAATTTAGGAAAAGAATTTTTAAATCGATATAAGAATAATTTTCTTAAAATATATTCGGAAGACAAGAAGTTAACCATCAGAAAAAGTTTTGTTAGTTTTTTATTGGGATTAATTAGTCAGTTTGCTTTTTATGGATCCTATTTATGGATTGTGAGTCTTGCATTATTAAAAAAAATTACCTTAGGCGAGATGACAATGTATTTGGTAATCTTTCGGCAAGGCCAAACTACATTTGCAAACGCCCTTTCTGCTTTTGGTGGAATTTACGAAGACCATTTGTATATCGAAAACTTAATGGAATTTTTGAATTTACCAATTCCAAAAAAATTGGGATCTTATAAAAATTTACAAAAGAAAACAGGTATAATATTTGATAATGTATCTTTTTTGTACCCTGGCTCCACCAAAGATTCACTAACGGACGTTAGTTTTGAGTTACTCGCTGGCGAAAAGTTGGCAATCGTCGGAGAAAATGGATCAGGTAAAACCACTTTAATCAAATTACTTACTCGATTGTACTCACCTTCATCAGGCAATATTTATTTGGATGGTATCAATCTCACAGATTGGGACGAAGTAACTTTACGTGAACGTTTCGGAGTCATTTTCCAAAATTTTGTCCAATACCAATTTAAGGTCGGAGATAATATTGGAATGGGTGATGTGAATCGAGAACAAACAGAATCACAATGGGTAAATGCAGCTAAATTAGGTATGGCTCATGATTTTGTCACAAGATTAGAGTTAGGATACGAAACAAGACTCGGCAAATGGTTCCAAGATGGACGGGAATTGTCTGGAGGGCAATGGCAAAAAATCGCATTGTCTCGTGCTTTTATGAGAACCAAAGCAGACATCTTAATACTTGATGAACCAACCTCTGCTATTGATGCGGAAGCGGAAATGCAAGTATTTGAACACTTTAGAGAACACACTCTCGGAAAAACAGTCATATTAATATCACATAGATTTTCAACCGTCAGAATGGCAGACAAAATTCTTGTTTTAGAACAAGGGAAAAAAACCGAATGGGGTGATCATAATACCTTACTTTCTAAAAAAGGAAAATATGAAAAACTATTTCGATTGCAACAAGCAGGTTATCAATAAGTCTAAATTGAACTCCGATATTCGTAATAGACCAAAATCTGATTCAGGGATGGCAAAAGGATGGATGAAAAGTATTCAAATTTGGGGATGCGAAAACTCAAAGAACTCATTGATTCCTTTGGAGAAAGATCGAAAGAGATTGGTTCCGTAGCATCATCGATCCAACAAGTTGCCAAACAGACCAACTTACTCGCATTAAATGCTTCAATTGAAGCAGCAAGAGCGGGAGAACATGGCAGAGGATTTGAAATTGTCGCAAATGAAGTTACTAAACTTTCATTCCAAACATCAGAAGCCACAAAAAAAATATCAGATATCTTAACTAGAATCAATTTAGAAAATTCTGAAGCAAATGCAGATGTTTTGGAAATGGAGAAACAATCCATTATAGAATATACAGAATTATGGACAAATAATATCGCCAAAGAACTTGAATCAAAGTTTTATATCATGGCTACTTCATTATATGGCCTGAAATTTTTAATACAGAGTTTAGTTCATGCAAACATTGGGATGAAACGAGAACACTTACTTCTTATTTTACAAGAGTATCTCATCCAAAATGAACAACAACTTGCGTATGCAATCTGTTGTGAACCCAACGTGATTGATGAAAAAGATCATGAATATATGAATAAAGAAGGCCATGATCAAATAGGGAGATTTGTTCCATATTGCCATAGGCATACCGGTCGTATCTCGATAGAACCATTACAAGGTTATGATATTCCTGGTGAAAATGAATGGTATATATTACCTCGTGATTTGGGCGAGGATGTGATGATGGAACCTTACGATTACCCAATAGAAGGGAAAACTGTAAAAATGACAAGCCTTATGACAAACCTATTCCTTCATTCCAAATTTGCAGGAATTTTAGGCGCTGATTTTTCACTCGAACAATTACAGTTAGAATTATCCCCTAGGAAAATTTTTGGAATTGGATCCACTTCCCTTGTCACTTACGAAGGGAATTTTGCATCCCACCCAGATATTGAGACATTAGGAACTAAAGTAGAGGCATTAACCTCAGAAGGACTTCTAGCCATTCAAAAAGGGGAAAGTTATACGCACATTGATTCGAACCAAACGGTCAGAATTTTGAAACCAGTTCGCGTTGGCCATAGCAAACGTCCATGGAGTATCTTAGTTGAATTTAATATTATTTCTGTTTTGAAAAAGTAATCAGTCTAATGAAAGATGGATACAACTTTAGAAGAACATTTAGAATCTCAAATTGTCACATTGTACAAAGAAAAAGAGGAATTAGAAGCCGAATTAGGAACTTCTGATATTGATTCGATAATCCAAGAATTTCAAACTTTGGAAAAAGAATTAAACTTTTTATATTCTTTTAAAGAAAATTACAGAAAGATAAACACTAACCAAATCCATATCGAATCAATCCAATCGGCTTATATTCCGAATTTTAGATTTCATAAAAAAACAATCCAATAGGAATACTTATGGAACTCCATTACATAAAAGAAAAACTAACTAGTGAAAATTTCAACAGATCTGTCTCAGAAAATATTGAAGAATGGATGATAGGTTTTAAACAAAATGAAACCGACAAAAAAAACATTCATTTATGGTTTGATTCCATCATCCACCAATTTATCGATATATTAGCTGATGTTGAGATTAAAGAGGAACTGAGTGTTCTAATTTTTTCAAAATATGTAGAATTAAAATGTTATTGGAAACAACTGAATACACAAATCCAATACCAAAATTTTAATACAGGAGAAGCAAACCCAAAATTAATCATCAAAGCATCCCTAACTACTTACATCTTGATAGCATTGGAACCACTCATTCATGATGAAGATTTAAATGAAATCCAAGAATTTTTAACAAAACCAATTCGTGAATTAATGATAGAAGAGACCACACAAGAAAACCACCAAGTTTCTGTTGAAGACTCTCAAACTTATCTTTTGGAACAACAGTTGGAAGCATTGTATTACGACAAAGAAAAACTTTTCCAACACCTACAATGTACTGATATACATGAAACAATATTTCTTATCCAAAATATGAGAGAACAAGTAAAATCCCTGCAAACAGAAATGGATAATTCCGTCATTTTGGACGGAACAATTCGATTTACTGGAAAACGTAAAATCAGAATCCAAAAAATCTAATGCCAAAGTGAGTTGCTTGCCCAAATATTCGTAAAAATCTGGTTTTATGGACATCGATTCTTTACTTCGTGAATTAAAATCTCTTTTAGATTCACCGAAAGATCTCGTCACAATACCAGAAGAAAAACGCCTAGAACTTCTCATCCTATGCGGAAAAATTTCGAGACCTGATCGAAATGAAGTTCGAAGAAGAAACCGAACAGTCCGCGTTGAAAAAAAACAAGTTTTAAAAGCACAAGAAAAGCAGAAGACTTCATTAACTGGCATTAGACGAGCGAGAGAATCGACGGTCTTCAAAGCTCCTCTACAAATTTCAAATCAAGCAGGTTGGTCTTGGGAAAATGCAACAGAATTGTCCCAACCAAAACCTTGTTATATATGTAAAACTCCCTTTACCAAACTTCATTTTTTTTATGATTCAATGTGTCCTAATTGTGCGGAACTAAATTATTCCAAAAGATACCAAACAGCAGATCTACGGGGAAGTGTTGCTGTGATCACTGGGTCACGTTTGAAAATTGGTTATCAAACAACACTTTTGTTATTAAGGTCAGGAGTAAGAGTCATTGCTACTACTCGATTTCCAATCGATTCAGCCATCCGTTTTTCTAAAGAATCGGATTTTCACTTATGGAAAGACAGATTACAAATATTCGGATTGGATTTACGCCACACACCTAGTGTTGAAATATTCTGTAAATTTTTAGAAAATCACTTAGAAAGATTGGATATTCTCATCAATAATGCAGCGCAAACGGTAAGAAGGCCACCAGGATTTTATTCCCACCTATTAGAAATAGAAAATACACCGATTAAAGATTTATCAGAAGAAGTTCAGAAATTATTAAGTTTTTACCAACATTGTAAAAATGAATTGGATTCCTACCGTTCTGATTCTGAAATGAAAGACACTGCGACTGCTCTTGCAGTCAGTTGGAACCATAAAACTCCTGGAGTAGGAATTCGTTCTTCGGCCGCACTCTCACAAATTCCTTATTCACATGATAATTCACAAGAATTGGAAGCTGTTTTTCCTGAAGGAAAATTAGATGCAGATTTACAACAAGTGGACCTTCGTAAAACAAATAGTTGGCGATTGAAATTAGGTGAAATTAATACTTCCGAAATGTTAGAGGTACAACTTGTCAATGCGGTAGCTCCTTTTGTATTGTGTAATCGATTGGTAGGTATTATGCGAAAGGATAATACAGGAAAAAAGCATATTATCAATGTTTCCGCAATGGAAGGCAAGTTCCATCGATTCAAAAAAGAAGACAGACACCCTCATACGAATATGGCAAAAGCAGCTCTCAATATGATGACTCATACTTCAGCAGAAGACTTCGCCAAAGATGGAATTTTTATGAATGCCGTTGATACTGGTTGGGTTACCGATGAAGATCCCATTGAACTTGCAAAACGTAAACAGGAATTACATGATTTCCAACCACCCCTAGATATTGTGGATGGTGCAGCAAGGGTGGTTGATCCATTGTTTGATGGAGTGAATACTGGCAAACATTGGATCGGTAAATTCTTAAAAGACTATTTCCCGATTGATTGGTAATTTTTAAATTTGGTTGGTTTTTTATTTTTTACTTCAATTTCACATCGAAAACCGAAAACTTAACGGCTCCCAAAATACCTTTAAATCCACTTCATTTAAAAAAGAACAAGTTCTTCTCGTAAGCCTTAATAATACCAAAAACCAATTTTTTTCAAATTCTTTTTCTAATTCTCCTGAATTTACACATTGACTGACTAGTCAGTATCTTTGTTTATGGAAATTAGTAGGATTTATGATTTACCCTTTGGCACTTATACTACTGTTCATTTTTGGAGTATTACTCGGATCGCCTGATGCTCCTTTCCCCCAAGGGGATGAAATCATGCACATTCGTTCGGTCCGAGAGAGTTTGGAACTTGGAAGCATTGTAATCCCAAGTTTGTCTGGCCTACCCAATCCATATAAACCCCCTCTTCTTTTTTGGATGGGAATGTCAATGGACTCAATATTTGGGATCAGTTATTTTTCCGAACGACTCGTTTCAACACTCTTTGGTATTGGCACATTGATTTTACTTTTCCAGTTATCATTTCGCATCAGTAAATCAAAGTCAGAAGCATTCCTTACTACAATCCTCTTTGGATTTTCATTTTTATCATTGAAATTCTTCGGTCTATTGATGATGGAAGGGCCAATGGTATTTTTTTTACTCTTCTATTTTTATACATTTTATTTGTACAAAGTTACAAACAAAAACCAATATTTAATCTTAGGGAGTTTGGTTTCTGGCATTGGGTATTTACTCAAAGGACCAATTTTACACGTTTATATTCTTTTATTCCTCGTTAGTTATTTTTATGTGAAAGTCATTCGCTTTCGAAAAGGAAAAATTTCTTTTCAATGGAAACAAATTTGGAAAGAAAAAGTAATCCTGCTTACCTATTCACTTACATTCATTCTACCAATTGCCTGGATTTTATTTTTGTATTTTCAAGTTCCTTCTGGGAAGGACCTCTTGCGATTTTTCTTTATCACTGAGAATGTTGGGAAATTTTATTCAACAAACCAATCAGGATTAAGGATTTGGTTTGGATGGCTTTTGTATACCATTCCATTTACAATACCATTTTTACAATTGATATGGAATTCACTTAGGAAACAAAAACAAAATAAGAACCAAATTTACATTATGGTCTTTTTGGTATTTTTTCTTTTGGTTACGGTTCTTCACTTACTTCCAAATAGAAAGGATCCTTATTATGTAACGCCATTCATTAGTTTTCTATTTTTACTCCCAGCATTACAAAATGTTACTTGGCGTTCAATTCTCATTACAAAAACAAATTTATATGCCATTTTATTGGTTTATATCCTTTTGTTAATGGCATCAATTATCTTAAGACTACATTTTCTGTTTTTATTTACTATTCTTGCGATACTTTTGTTAGTGGGTGCTTTATATTTTTCCCAAAACAAAGAACGTCAGTGGCATATCATTGTTTACACTCAAGTGTTAATTCTTCCAATGATTGTATTCTTTTTACTTAAACCAATGGCTGATCCTGAGATAGGAGAAGTAACAAAACAGGCAGAACAGGAAACCATTTGTGTTGTCGCGGAAAACCCGTGGACAGCCATGGATGTCCAAAATAAATTAAAAAGGGCACAAGTGCAATTTGCTCTCCCTCTTACCATAAACGAGAATTGTTCCAAATCAAACTATCTCATCAGTTTTGTTCCCGCTGAAATTCCAAGTGAATTCCAAAAGATAAGTTCATGGTACCAATGGAAACAACACCTTCAGTTGAATTCTAAATCACTAGTGAGATCAATTTTAAGAATGGAAAAACAGAAATTCCAAACTGAGATAATTTTATGGAAAAGAGGAGAATCAATATGAAAAAATATGGAATCCTTCTTTTACTTTTATTCTCTGTTACAATTTGGGACATTTCAAAAGACAATTTTCCAAAATTTGGAAAAAAAGTAACAATAAGCGAAGCACCTCAATGCAAATATATGTGCGAAAAGATTAACAACTGTTTGAGTGAAGAACAAAAAAAACTCCAAGATCCAAAATTGGTTCAGTTTGCATGTGAAATTCTCTGCACAAAACAATATCAGTTATTTGATGGATGTTCTCAGTCAATTTTATCCTCCTGCCATGCTGGCGAAGTATGTATTAAAAATTTAACAAAGGGGCTTTTTTAATTAATAAAAAGTTGAATGACCGGTCATGAAAGATAAAACAAGTATTATACTACCTACATATAACGAAGCAGGAAATATTAAAAACTGCGTTGAAACAATTACAAAAACTCTGGAAAAGGATGGAATTTACTTTGAAATCATCATAGTAGATGACAATTCACCAGATGGAACTTTCGAGGTCGCAAAAGTATTAGCTGAATATGATTCAAGGATCAGACCATTTGTGAGGCTCACAGAAAAAGGATTGAGTTCTGCCGTAACATTTGGTTATGACAAGGCAGAAGGAGATAAGTTTGTTGTTGTGGATGCAGATTTCCAACATGACTACACAAAAATCCCTGATCTGATACGTCTTTTGAAAGAAAATGATATCGTAGTTGCAACAAGAAGGAGTCAAGATGGAGGTTATGGTAATTTTCCCATCTTACGTAAGTTAGCTAGTTTGTTTGCTACCAAAATTTCAGAATGGTTGTTCCCTGTAAAAATATCTGATCCAATGAGTGGCTTTTTTGGAATCAGAAAATCAGTTTATTTGGATACAAAAGACAAACTTCATCCAAGAGGTTACAAAATTCTTTTTGAAATCTTAGGTGTTGTAAAAACCGATAAAATAGCTGAAATTGGTTATACATTTGGGCTTCGCACTTGGGGACAATCCAAACTGGATTCAGGTGTAATCTTTTATTTTCTTTGGGATTTAGTTTCCATTAAGTGGTACCAATGGAGGCAATCACACCAATTCTTTTTCGGATCTAAAAGGAGAAATTCCCATATCCATCCATAAAGGAACTTGAGTGATTCTGTAAAAAAAGTAAGTTAAAAATTAAAATTTAAAATTCATTTTTCCGGTCGGAAACCTAAGGTTATTTGAATCGTTTCCGTATATCAGTGTGTGAGGGAAAAAATGGTTACGAAATTCGAAACAGAAAAAAATTACCGAATAGAAACCAACCGATTGGATTTGTATTCTGCACAAGGTTTGGAAGAAGATATGACAAAACTTTTCCAACACGGAACCAGTGCCATTTACATTGACTTTTCCAATGTGGAAGAAGTATCTTCTGCAGTTCTTGGATTACTTTTATACAAAAAGATGACATTCCAAAAAAAAGGAGTCATGTTATTTTTAACAAATGTAAAACCACAAATCCAAAAGGTATTAAAAATATTAAATCTAAGTGGCCATTTACTGCTTCGATGATAATCCCATTTCTAATACCAAACCAGAATGAGGAGGTAAAAACAGTTCATTCTCTGTTTTCTCAGAACCACCAAAGGAATATAACAATTTTCCTTTTTCTTTAAATCCAATTTGTTCTGGATTATTTCCGAAATTCAAATACACTCTGATTTTGTTTTTTTTATCACTCCGTTGAAAACTTAAAACATTCTTTTTATCTGTGCTGATA
The sequence above is a segment of the Leptospira sp. WS39.C2 genome. Coding sequences within it:
- a CDS encoding MepB family protein produces the protein MSIYGVVIEEESEDYHACHFQCNDKKIIFRKSKITPKKIGQFVTLWKRNQNGIIEPFSFSDSFNFCIIETIVKNKIGYFLFTKEILNEQGILSGKHEGKRGFRIYPTWDQPNNKQGNVTQKWQSPFFITWSDHQIEKKEIIANFDRIFE
- a CDS encoding thioesterase family protein; the protein is MSQIFRKTLTTQHFDLDWNRHVTSRTYEKFAYDARCEVLKIFGYPIELMLNTNISYIPGSTYVRFLNQQFVNSEVTVETQIFEFENSSLLWKQSILGSDGKKACEMETTSSLVQNGKNIQIHNLPNLSTTPYLFTIHPKPTNQNTVTHDYYIPYSDMNCFWNLPSDSIWKIFEEGRFLFFKEIVDLNLIKETDSTTFFMGGEILIHKQPEPGTPVKILSWIERFEKIRFYFRQDIIDSNGNLLASMKDEQLFVSLSNSRPKRAPSAFFYKIERFIE
- a CDS encoding pseudouridine synthase, whose amino-acid sequence is MTKERLDKILGNLGLGSRSDVKKDIYQGNVKVNERVIKDPGFKVSLSDIVTYYDETLIRKEFYYFMMNKAPDCITATEDPREKTVMDYLNDRHKNMNLFPVGRLDKETEGLLLFTTDGTLAHYYTSPKHFVEKEYYAEISLPVTSDDIKKFETGIELDDGYKTLPARLAVPDLANPHIATVWLKEGKYRQIRRMFQSLGKEVLYLKRVKMGNLELDQNLELGGYRELTEEEEKLLKTKLPIIQ
- a CDS encoding ABC transporter ATP-binding protein → MFGTFYRIVQSSKTAFQLAYRSSPILTILISFLTIVNGLFPSTLVWIGKLIIDSILISNIEYENWSNLLQSNTAFYVYLEGIITIFYFGAQKLYFLCTTLLRIRLGHEVNEKILSKAITLELSQFENSETYDQMTQARSEASSKPLSMVNRFFTIAQSSITIVSFFGLLVKLSPIASIILVIAAIPTFIAETRFSNHTFRLFRWKAKETREQVYLETLMAREDNAKEILLFNLGKEFLNRYKNNFLKIYSEDKKLTIRKSFVSFLLGLISQFAFYGSYLWIVSLALLKKITLGEMTMYLVIFRQGQTTFANALSAFGGIYEDHLYIENLMEFLNLPIPKKLGSYKNLQKKTGIIFDNVSFLYPGSTKDSLTDVSFELLAGEKLAIVGENGSGKTTLIKLLTRLYSPSSGNIYLDGINLTDWDEVTLRERFGVIFQNFVQYQFKVGDNIGMGDVNREQTESQWVNAAKLGMAHDFVTRLELGYETRLGKWFQDGRELSGGQWQKIALSRAFMRTKADILILDEPTSAIDAEAEMQVFEHFREHTLGKTVILISHRFSTVRMADKILVLEQGKKTEWGDHNTLLSKKGKYEKLFRLQQAGYQ
- a CDS encoding methyl-accepting chemotaxis protein, whose translation is MDEKYSNLGMRKLKELIDSFGERSKEIGSVASSIQQVAKQTNLLALNASIEAARAGEHGRGFEIVANEVTKLSFQTSEATKKISDILTRINLENSEANADVLEMEKQSIIEYTELWTNNIAKELESKFYIMATSLYGLKFLIQSLVHANIGMKREHLLLILQEYLIQNEQQLAYAICCEPNVIDEKDHEYMNKEGHDQIGRFVPYCHRHTGRISIEPLQGYDIPGENEWYILPRDLGEDVMMEPYDYPIEGKTVKMTSLMTNLFLHSKFAGILGADFSLEQLQLELSPRKIFGIGSTSLVTYEGNFASHPDIETLGTKVEALTSEGLLAIQKGESYTHIDSNQTVRILKPVRVGHSKRPWSILVEFNIISVLKK
- a CDS encoding SDR family oxidoreductase, whose translation is MDIDSLLRELKSLLDSPKDLVTIPEEKRLELLILCGKISRPDRNEVRRRNRTVRVEKKQVLKAQEKQKTSLTGIRRARESTVFKAPLQISNQAGWSWENATELSQPKPCYICKTPFTKLHFFYDSMCPNCAELNYSKRYQTADLRGSVAVITGSRLKIGYQTTLLLLRSGVRVIATTRFPIDSAIRFSKESDFHLWKDRLQIFGLDLRHTPSVEIFCKFLENHLERLDILINNAAQTVRRPPGFYSHLLEIENTPIKDLSEEVQKLLSFYQHCKNELDSYRSDSEMKDTATALAVSWNHKTPGVGIRSSAALSQIPYSHDNSQELEAVFPEGKLDADLQQVDLRKTNSWRLKLGEINTSEMLEVQLVNAVAPFVLCNRLVGIMRKDNTGKKHIINVSAMEGKFHRFKKEDRHPHTNMAKAALNMMTHTSAEDFAKDGIFMNAVDTGWVTDEDPIELAKRKQELHDFQPPLDIVDGAARVVDPLFDGVNTGKHWIGKFLKDYFPIDW
- a CDS encoding ArnT family glycosyltransferase, with amino-acid sequence MIYPLALILLFIFGVLLGSPDAPFPQGDEIMHIRSVRESLELGSIVIPSLSGLPNPYKPPLLFWMGMSMDSIFGISYFSERLVSTLFGIGTLILLFQLSFRISKSKSEAFLTTILFGFSFLSLKFFGLLMMEGPMVFFLLFYFYTFYLYKVTNKNQYLILGSLVSGIGYLLKGPILHVYILLFLVSYFYVKVIRFRKGKISFQWKQIWKEKVILLTYSLTFILPIAWILFLYFQVPSGKDLLRFFFITENVGKFYSTNQSGLRIWFGWLLYTIPFTIPFLQLIWNSLRKQKQNKNQIYIMVFLVFFLLVTVLHLLPNRKDPYYVTPFISFLFLLPALQNVTWRSILITKTNLYAILLVYILLLMASIILRLHFLFLFTILAILLLVGALYFSQNKERQWHIIVYTQVLILPMIVFFLLKPMADPEIGEVTKQAEQETICVVAENPWTAMDVQNKLKRAQVQFALPLTINENCSKSNYLISFVPAEIPSEFQKISSWYQWKQHLQLNSKSLVRSILRMEKQKFQTEIILWKRGESI
- a CDS encoding polyprenol monophosphomannose synthase; the encoded protein is MKDKTSIILPTYNEAGNIKNCVETITKTLEKDGIYFEIIIVDDNSPDGTFEVAKVLAEYDSRIRPFVRLTEKGLSSAVTFGYDKAEGDKFVVVDADFQHDYTKIPDLIRLLKENDIVVATRRSQDGGYGNFPILRKLASLFATKISEWLFPVKISDPMSGFFGIRKSVYLDTKDKLHPRGYKILFEILGVVKTDKIAEIGYTFGLRTWGQSKLDSGVIFYFLWDLVSIKWYQWRQSHQFFFGSKRRNSHIHP
- a CDS encoding STAS domain-containing protein; amino-acid sequence: MVTKFETEKNYRIETNRLDLYSAQGLEEDMTKLFQHGTSAIYIDFSNVEEVSSAVLGLLLYKKMTFQKKGVMLFLTNVKPQIQKVLKILNLSGHLLLR